A DNA window from Candidatus Dormiibacterota bacterium contains the following coding sequences:
- a CDS encoding HD domain-containing phosphohydrolase produces MSRRSPKRPAPVARQGRLLYRAPKAFDLRRLVTSARESVQFKLPLLGKASLRFRTVVRTLATREWPALRVVAVAFWAITTVQLVSSYSGSPIHMGSLSAWAAPAVGFVLGVLCWGLPRVRVPVDHLLGAVVVGIAVPLLYLSIAGKVHSGDLVSVYIVLAIFTAALLPLRTAMAVGLLAAVAAAVPLVAGWSTLYERSLLVLVCVIGLIVYTQTRMLGNMSNQKREVEDRRRQIEESFMTTLGALSAMVFSKDRFMDAHSRGTATLAVDVAKFLGLKGLALRQLEYAALLHDVGKVGIPAHLLNKPGPLTSEELALVHEHPVIAERILSRVPSLQAICPIVRAQYERWNGSGYPDGLAREMIPLGGRILHVCAAFHAMSSDRPYRPALATDLIIKELQSQAGSQFDPRVVMAVIAVVEQRDAEAANLRRESEQPRSGLSLQRVQEQTTRARPDAESAVQQICRLTAEVAANLMPHDQARVYLVAGDKRRLVPRYVSPPDQPEAVRTALEHKILLAGEGIAGQVLVNRHGIVVGDADPGLVGFEAPAMKASVVAVPVLINNDFIGVIEVVKLGRNQYSKNHLKLLKILADQMAHSVANARMVDRLAA; encoded by the coding sequence ATGAGCCGCCGATCGCCGAAGCGGCCGGCACCGGTTGCCCGGCAAGGGCGACTGCTCTATCGAGCGCCCAAAGCCTTCGACCTGCGGCGCCTGGTCACGTCGGCGCGGGAGTCGGTCCAGTTCAAGCTTCCCTTGCTGGGGAAGGCAAGCCTGCGGTTCAGGACGGTGGTACGAACGCTTGCTACCCGCGAGTGGCCCGCTCTCCGGGTCGTCGCGGTCGCCTTTTGGGCCATCACGACCGTCCAGCTCGTCAGCAGCTACTCGGGTTCACCGATCCACATGGGATCGCTCTCCGCCTGGGCTGCCCCGGCCGTCGGCTTCGTGCTCGGAGTCCTGTGCTGGGGACTGCCACGGGTGAGGGTTCCCGTGGACCATTTACTGGGAGCCGTCGTGGTCGGCATCGCTGTGCCACTCCTCTACCTGAGCATTGCCGGAAAGGTGCACAGTGGCGATCTGGTGTCCGTCTATATCGTGCTCGCGATCTTTACCGCCGCCCTGCTCCCGCTTCGAACGGCGATGGCGGTCGGTTTGCTCGCGGCTGTCGCCGCCGCGGTCCCCCTCGTGGCCGGCTGGTCAACGCTCTATGAGCGTTCCCTCCTGGTGCTGGTCTGCGTCATCGGCCTGATCGTTTACACGCAGACTCGCATGCTGGGCAACATGAGCAACCAGAAACGCGAGGTGGAGGATCGCCGGCGGCAGATCGAAGAAAGTTTCATGACGACGCTGGGGGCGCTGTCCGCCATGGTCTTCAGCAAGGACCGATTCATGGACGCCCACTCTCGCGGAACCGCCACCCTAGCCGTCGATGTGGCCAAGTTCCTTGGCTTGAAGGGGCTCGCCCTGCGCCAACTCGAGTACGCCGCGTTGCTGCACGACGTCGGGAAGGTCGGGATCCCCGCCCACCTGCTGAACAAGCCGGGACCCTTGACGAGTGAGGAGCTGGCACTGGTGCACGAGCATCCGGTCATTGCGGAGCGGATCCTGTCGAGGGTCCCCTCCCTGCAGGCCATCTGCCCGATCGTGAGGGCGCAGTATGAACGCTGGAACGGCAGTGGCTACCCCGATGGGCTGGCCCGCGAAATGATTCCTCTCGGCGGTCGCATCCTCCACGTCTGTGCCGCCTTTCATGCGATGTCGTCGGACCGGCCGTACCGACCGGCGCTCGCCACCGACTTGATCATCAAGGAGCTGCAAAGCCAGGCGGGCTCGCAGTTCGATCCGCGAGTCGTCATGGCGGTGATCGCCGTCGTCGAACAGCGCGACGCCGAGGCTGCGAACCTCCGCCGCGAGTCCGAGCAACCACGTTCAGGGCTGTCCCTTCAACGGGTCCAAGAACAGACCACCAGAGCGCGCCCAGATGCGGAGAGCGCGGTGCAGCAGATTTGCCGGCTCACCGCCGAGGTCGCCGCCAACCTCATGCCCCATGACCAGGCGCGCGTCTACCTGGTGGCGGGTGACAAGCGCCGCCTGGTGCCTCGTTACGTCAGTCCCCCTGACCAGCCCGAGGCAGTGCGGACGGCGCTCGAGCACAAGATCCTGCTGGCGGGGGAAGGCATCGCCGGGCAAGTCCTCGTGAACCGGCACGGGATCGTGGTCGGGGACGCCGACCCGGGCCTGGTCGGCTTCGAGGCCCCGGCGATGAAGGCATCGGTCGTGGCCGTGCCCGTCCTCATCAATAACGACTTCATCGGGGTAATCGAGGTCGTCAAGCTTGGCCGCAACCAGTACTCCAAGAACCACCTGAAACTGCTGAAGATCCTGGCGGATCAGATGGCGCATTCCGTCGCCAACGCCCGCATGGTCGACCGCCTGGCCGCCTGA